CGTCCGCCTCGGCGATGGCGTCCAGGACGCCCGGCGCGGGCTTCGCCGTCTCCACGCCGACCGGCACGACGGCCTTCGCGTCCACGGAGGCGCGCAGCTTCACCCAGTACTCCTGGAAGTGCACGGCCCGCTGCTCGCCGTCGACCTCGATCGCGACGTGCGTCTCGACGCGGTCGTCGGTCATGGGGAGCAGCCGCACGCCCGGCTGCCAGCGGGCGCACAGCGCCTCGGTGACGGCGCTCAGCGGGAAGCCCGCGCCGAGCATCTGGGTACGGACGATGTGGGTCGCGAAGTCGCGGTCGCCGAGGCCGAACCACTCGGGTCCGACGCCGTACGCCGCGAGTTCCTCCTTCACCGTGAAGGACTCGTCGAGGCGGCCCCAGCCCTGTTCCTCGTTGATGCCACCGCCGAGGGTGTACATCACCGTGTCCAGGTCGGGGCAGACCTTCAGCCCGAAGAGATGGATGTCGTCACCGGTGTTGCCGACGACCGTGATCTCCGCGTCCGGCGCGGCCTGCTTGAGGCCGCGAAGGAAGCGGGCACCACCGATGCCACCGGCCAGAACCACAATGCGCATGTCCAGCAGTCTGTCAGGCGACGACGACAGCCGGGGCGCCCGGGGCCACCGGGGCGGGGGAGCCCACCGCGACGGGCTCCGATGCGCACTGCGCCTGGACCGACTCGTGCATCGGCATGTCCGTCAGGCCGGGGAAGTAGACGTGCAGGCTGACGGCCGGTT
The sequence above is a segment of the Streptomyces sp. NBC_01255 genome. Coding sequences within it:
- the cofD gene encoding 2-phospho-L-lactate transferase; the protein is MRIVVLAGGIGGARFLRGLKQAAPDAEITVVGNTGDDIHLFGLKVCPDLDTVMYTLGGGINEEQGWGRLDESFTVKEELAAYGVGPEWFGLGDRDFATHIVRTQMLGAGFPLSAVTEALCARWQPGVRLLPMTDDRVETHVAIEVDGEQRAVHFQEYWVKLRASVDAKAVVPVGVETAKPAPGVLDAIAEADVILFPPSNPVVSVGTILAVPGIRDAIVAAGAAGTPVVGLSPIVGDAPVRGMADKVLAAVGVESTATAVAVHYGSELVAGWLVDTVDAGAVADVEAAGIRCRAVPLMMTDVEATAAMAREALALAEEVRG